One genomic region from Anthonomus grandis grandis chromosome 1, icAntGran1.3, whole genome shotgun sequence encodes:
- the LOC126739757 gene encoding scoloptoxin SSD14-like isoform X3: MRTKSILEKGGSAADAAIAALFCEGVSMPQSMGLGGGFLLTIYEKSTGIVKSLNARETAPAASNETMFAGNASLSQKGGLSVAVPGELKGYWYLHQEYGYLPWKDLVQPTIDLCNNGIYVTAFLAKTFLGRLSLLHADPVLSEIFIDPNTGSTYLEGQFIKRPRLAKTLEIIANDGVDALYNKNGSLINKFVKDIQDKGGIITAEDLINYEPEWQEPIKADLSGNQVLYTSPLPSSGPVLAFILNILDGFLDLTNLYNSGTFQRIVESFKFAYGLRTRLGDEHFVDISELIHNLTSKEFAQEIRRLIKDDSTQQNASYYFAETSGFDDHGTAHISVLAPNGDAVAVTSTINQVFGAGFASDSTGIILNDEMDDFSSPNITSYFDIPPSPNNYIMPGKRPVSSMVPTIILKDKDVVLVTGAAGGTKITTVVASIIVKHIMYNVTLSEATIEKRLHHQLFPMMIEYEEGFQLDYPELYGNLTQIGHESKLTPTSDGFSAVTVISAKNDDIEASFDNRRGGYISYVES, encoded by the exons GTCGATTTTAGAAAAAGGAGGATCAGCAGCGGACGCGGCGATAGCAGCGCTCTTCTGCGAAGGGGTTTCTATGCCTCAAAGCATGGGGCTGGGAGGCGGCTTTTTGTTGACTATTTACGAAAAATCAACTGGAATCGTAAAATCTTTGAATGCCAGAGAAACTGCCCCTGCCGCTTCAAACGAGACAATGTTTGCTGGCAATGCGAGTCTATCACAAAAAG GTGGTTTATCGGTAGCAGTACCTGGTGAACTTAAAGGCTACTGGTACCTGCACCAAGAGTATGGTTATCTACCTTGGAAGGACTTGGTGCAACCAACTATAGACCTATGCAACAATGGCATCTATGTAACAGCTTTTCTGGCCAAAACCTTCTTGGGAAGGTTAAGTCTGTTACATGCAGATCCAGTTTTAAG TGAAATTTTTATTGATCCAAATACGGGCAGTACTTATCTGGAAGGGCAATTCATTAAAAGGCCAAGACTAGCCAAAACACTTGAAATAATCGCCAATGATGGAGTGGAcgccctgtataataaaaatggttccttaataaataaatttgtcaaaGATATCCAGGATAAGGGTGGGATTATTACTGCTGAAGATTTGATTAATTATGA aCCTGAGTGGCAGGAGCCAATTAAGGCGGATTTATCAGGGAACCAAGTGCTTTACACTTCACCATTACCATCGTCCGGGCCTGTACTAGCCTTCATATTAAACATCCTGGATGGGTTCCTAGATCTCACTAATCTGTACAACTCTGGGACATTTCAGAGAATCGTGGAGAGTTTTAAATTCGCTTATGGCCTACGAACTCGGCTTGGTGATGAACATTTTGTGGATATCAGTGAG ttaatacataatttaacgTCAAAAGAGTTCGCTCAAGAAATAAGGCGTTTGATCAAAGATGACAGCACCCAGCAAAATGCTTCGTACTATTTCGCAGAGACCAGTGGGTTTGACGATCATGGTACTGCCCATATTTCTGTATTGGCTCCTAATGGAGATGCCGTGGCCGTTACTAGTACTATTAATCAAGT ATTTGGTGCAGGTTTTGCCTCTGATTCGACAGGCATAATACTCAACGACGAAATGGACGATTTCTCATCGCCAAACATCACCAGTTACTTCGATATTCCGCCGTCACCAAACAATTATATAATGCCAGGCAAAAGACCGGTTTCCTCGATGGTGCCCaccataattttaaaagataaagaTGTGGTACTGGTCACCGGAGCCGCCGGAGGAACCAAAATCACCACCGTGGTGGCCTCA ATAATTGTTAAACATATAATGTACAATGTAACCCTTTCGGAGGCGACCATCGAGAAGAGGTTGCATCACCAACTGTTTCCAATGATGATAGAGTATGAAGAAGGATTCCAGTTGGAT TATCCTGAATTGTATGGAAATTTAACCCAAATCGGCCATGAATCGAAATTGACCCCCACATCAGACGGATTTTCTGCCGTAACAGTCATCAGTGCCAAAAATGACGATATTGAAGCCTCATTTGATAATAGAAGAGGAGGGTATATTTCTTACGTTGAAAGCTAG
- the LOC126739757 gene encoding glutathione hydrolase 1 proenzyme-like isoform X2, whose protein sequence is MRTKVSKCKIMTFCLASAAIVVVTLVLVWVFVLNRQDKKTITGAVVTNGHGCSDIGKSILEKGGSAADAAIAALFCEGVSMPQSMGLGGGFLLTIYEKSTGIVKSLNARETAPAASNETMFAGNASLSQKGGLSVAVPGELKGYWYLHQEYGYLPWKDLVQPTIDLCNNGIYVTAFLAKTFLGRLSLLHADPVLSEIFIDPNTGSTYLEGQFIKRPRLAKTLEIIANDGVDALYNKNGSLINKFVKDIQDKGGIITAEDLINYEPEWQEPIKADLSGNQVLYTSPLPSSGPVLAFILNILDGFLDLTNLYNSGTFQRIVESFKFAYGLRTRLGDEHFVDISELIHNLTSKEFAQEIRRLIKDDSTQQNASYYFAETSGFDDHGTAHISVLAPNGDAVAVTSTINQVFGAGFASDSTGIILNDEMDDFSSPNITSYFDIPPSPNNYIMPGKRPVSSMVPTIILKDKDVVLVTGAAGGTKITTVVASIIVKHIMYNVTLSEATIEKRLHHQLFPMMIEYEEGFQLDYPELYGNLTQIGHESKLTPTSDGFSAVTVISAKNDDIEASFDNRRGGYISYVES, encoded by the exons AGTAtcaaaatgcaaaattatgaCATTTTGTCTAGCATCCGCCGCTATAGTAGTAGTCACACTAGTCCTAGTGTGGGTGTTTGTCTTAAACAGACAAGATAAAAAGACAATTACGGGGGCAGTAGTCACCAACGGACATGGATGCTCTGATATTGGAAA GTCGATTTTAGAAAAAGGAGGATCAGCAGCGGACGCGGCGATAGCAGCGCTCTTCTGCGAAGGGGTTTCTATGCCTCAAAGCATGGGGCTGGGAGGCGGCTTTTTGTTGACTATTTACGAAAAATCAACTGGAATCGTAAAATCTTTGAATGCCAGAGAAACTGCCCCTGCCGCTTCAAACGAGACAATGTTTGCTGGCAATGCGAGTCTATCACAAAAAG GTGGTTTATCGGTAGCAGTACCTGGTGAACTTAAAGGCTACTGGTACCTGCACCAAGAGTATGGTTATCTACCTTGGAAGGACTTGGTGCAACCAACTATAGACCTATGCAACAATGGCATCTATGTAACAGCTTTTCTGGCCAAAACCTTCTTGGGAAGGTTAAGTCTGTTACATGCAGATCCAGTTTTAAG TGAAATTTTTATTGATCCAAATACGGGCAGTACTTATCTGGAAGGGCAATTCATTAAAAGGCCAAGACTAGCCAAAACACTTGAAATAATCGCCAATGATGGAGTGGAcgccctgtataataaaaatggttccttaataaataaatttgtcaaaGATATCCAGGATAAGGGTGGGATTATTACTGCTGAAGATTTGATTAATTATGA aCCTGAGTGGCAGGAGCCAATTAAGGCGGATTTATCAGGGAACCAAGTGCTTTACACTTCACCATTACCATCGTCCGGGCCTGTACTAGCCTTCATATTAAACATCCTGGATGGGTTCCTAGATCTCACTAATCTGTACAACTCTGGGACATTTCAGAGAATCGTGGAGAGTTTTAAATTCGCTTATGGCCTACGAACTCGGCTTGGTGATGAACATTTTGTGGATATCAGTGAG ttaatacataatttaacgTCAAAAGAGTTCGCTCAAGAAATAAGGCGTTTGATCAAAGATGACAGCACCCAGCAAAATGCTTCGTACTATTTCGCAGAGACCAGTGGGTTTGACGATCATGGTACTGCCCATATTTCTGTATTGGCTCCTAATGGAGATGCCGTGGCCGTTACTAGTACTATTAATCAAGT ATTTGGTGCAGGTTTTGCCTCTGATTCGACAGGCATAATACTCAACGACGAAATGGACGATTTCTCATCGCCAAACATCACCAGTTACTTCGATATTCCGCCGTCACCAAACAATTATATAATGCCAGGCAAAAGACCGGTTTCCTCGATGGTGCCCaccataattttaaaagataaagaTGTGGTACTGGTCACCGGAGCCGCCGGAGGAACCAAAATCACCACCGTGGTGGCCTCA ATAATTGTTAAACATATAATGTACAATGTAACCCTTTCGGAGGCGACCATCGAGAAGAGGTTGCATCACCAACTGTTTCCAATGATGATAGAGTATGAAGAAGGATTCCAGTTGGAT TATCCTGAATTGTATGGAAATTTAACCCAAATCGGCCATGAATCGAAATTGACCCCCACATCAGACGGATTTTCTGCCGTAACAGTCATCAGTGCCAAAAATGACGATATTGAAGCCTCATTTGATAATAGAAGAGGAGGGTATATTTCTTACGTTGAAAGCTAG
- the LOC126739757 gene encoding glutathione hydrolase 1 proenzyme-like isoform X1, protein MGHYYHAHHGLFEYLFWNSFIVCYILCVCLLCIMVMLKKRVSKCKIMTFCLASAAIVVVTLVLVWVFVLNRQDKKTITGAVVTNGHGCSDIGKSILEKGGSAADAAIAALFCEGVSMPQSMGLGGGFLLTIYEKSTGIVKSLNARETAPAASNETMFAGNASLSQKGGLSVAVPGELKGYWYLHQEYGYLPWKDLVQPTIDLCNNGIYVTAFLAKTFLGRLSLLHADPVLSEIFIDPNTGSTYLEGQFIKRPRLAKTLEIIANDGVDALYNKNGSLINKFVKDIQDKGGIITAEDLINYEPEWQEPIKADLSGNQVLYTSPLPSSGPVLAFILNILDGFLDLTNLYNSGTFQRIVESFKFAYGLRTRLGDEHFVDISELIHNLTSKEFAQEIRRLIKDDSTQQNASYYFAETSGFDDHGTAHISVLAPNGDAVAVTSTINQVFGAGFASDSTGIILNDEMDDFSSPNITSYFDIPPSPNNYIMPGKRPVSSMVPTIILKDKDVVLVTGAAGGTKITTVVASIIVKHIMYNVTLSEATIEKRLHHQLFPMMIEYEEGFQLDYPELYGNLTQIGHESKLTPTSDGFSAVTVISAKNDDIEASFDNRRGGYISYVES, encoded by the exons ATGGGCCATTATTACCATGCCCATCATGGCCTTTTCGAGTATCTATTCTGGAATTCGTTTATTGTTTGTTATATATTGTGTGtttgtttattatgtattatggttatgcttaaaaaaag AGTAtcaaaatgcaaaattatgaCATTTTGTCTAGCATCCGCCGCTATAGTAGTAGTCACACTAGTCCTAGTGTGGGTGTTTGTCTTAAACAGACAAGATAAAAAGACAATTACGGGGGCAGTAGTCACCAACGGACATGGATGCTCTGATATTGGAAA GTCGATTTTAGAAAAAGGAGGATCAGCAGCGGACGCGGCGATAGCAGCGCTCTTCTGCGAAGGGGTTTCTATGCCTCAAAGCATGGGGCTGGGAGGCGGCTTTTTGTTGACTATTTACGAAAAATCAACTGGAATCGTAAAATCTTTGAATGCCAGAGAAACTGCCCCTGCCGCTTCAAACGAGACAATGTTTGCTGGCAATGCGAGTCTATCACAAAAAG GTGGTTTATCGGTAGCAGTACCTGGTGAACTTAAAGGCTACTGGTACCTGCACCAAGAGTATGGTTATCTACCTTGGAAGGACTTGGTGCAACCAACTATAGACCTATGCAACAATGGCATCTATGTAACAGCTTTTCTGGCCAAAACCTTCTTGGGAAGGTTAAGTCTGTTACATGCAGATCCAGTTTTAAG TGAAATTTTTATTGATCCAAATACGGGCAGTACTTATCTGGAAGGGCAATTCATTAAAAGGCCAAGACTAGCCAAAACACTTGAAATAATCGCCAATGATGGAGTGGAcgccctgtataataaaaatggttccttaataaataaatttgtcaaaGATATCCAGGATAAGGGTGGGATTATTACTGCTGAAGATTTGATTAATTATGA aCCTGAGTGGCAGGAGCCAATTAAGGCGGATTTATCAGGGAACCAAGTGCTTTACACTTCACCATTACCATCGTCCGGGCCTGTACTAGCCTTCATATTAAACATCCTGGATGGGTTCCTAGATCTCACTAATCTGTACAACTCTGGGACATTTCAGAGAATCGTGGAGAGTTTTAAATTCGCTTATGGCCTACGAACTCGGCTTGGTGATGAACATTTTGTGGATATCAGTGAG ttaatacataatttaacgTCAAAAGAGTTCGCTCAAGAAATAAGGCGTTTGATCAAAGATGACAGCACCCAGCAAAATGCTTCGTACTATTTCGCAGAGACCAGTGGGTTTGACGATCATGGTACTGCCCATATTTCTGTATTGGCTCCTAATGGAGATGCCGTGGCCGTTACTAGTACTATTAATCAAGT ATTTGGTGCAGGTTTTGCCTCTGATTCGACAGGCATAATACTCAACGACGAAATGGACGATTTCTCATCGCCAAACATCACCAGTTACTTCGATATTCCGCCGTCACCAAACAATTATATAATGCCAGGCAAAAGACCGGTTTCCTCGATGGTGCCCaccataattttaaaagataaagaTGTGGTACTGGTCACCGGAGCCGCCGGAGGAACCAAAATCACCACCGTGGTGGCCTCA ATAATTGTTAAACATATAATGTACAATGTAACCCTTTCGGAGGCGACCATCGAGAAGAGGTTGCATCACCAACTGTTTCCAATGATGATAGAGTATGAAGAAGGATTCCAGTTGGAT TATCCTGAATTGTATGGAAATTTAACCCAAATCGGCCATGAATCGAAATTGACCCCCACATCAGACGGATTTTCTGCCGTAACAGTCATCAGTGCCAAAAATGACGATATTGAAGCCTCATTTGATAATAGAAGAGGAGGGTATATTTCTTACGTTGAAAGCTAG
- the LOC126739757 gene encoding scoloptoxin SSD14-like isoform X4 has product MPQSMGLGGGFLLTIYEKSTGIVKSLNARETAPAASNETMFAGNASLSQKGGLSVAVPGELKGYWYLHQEYGYLPWKDLVQPTIDLCNNGIYVTAFLAKTFLGRLSLLHADPVLSEIFIDPNTGSTYLEGQFIKRPRLAKTLEIIANDGVDALYNKNGSLINKFVKDIQDKGGIITAEDLINYEPEWQEPIKADLSGNQVLYTSPLPSSGPVLAFILNILDGFLDLTNLYNSGTFQRIVESFKFAYGLRTRLGDEHFVDISELIHNLTSKEFAQEIRRLIKDDSTQQNASYYFAETSGFDDHGTAHISVLAPNGDAVAVTSTINQVFGAGFASDSTGIILNDEMDDFSSPNITSYFDIPPSPNNYIMPGKRPVSSMVPTIILKDKDVVLVTGAAGGTKITTVVASIIVKHIMYNVTLSEATIEKRLHHQLFPMMIEYEEGFQLDYPELYGNLTQIGHESKLTPTSDGFSAVTVISAKNDDIEASFDNRRGGYISYVES; this is encoded by the exons ATGCCTCAAAGCATGGGGCTGGGAGGCGGCTTTTTGTTGACTATTTACGAAAAATCAACTGGAATCGTAAAATCTTTGAATGCCAGAGAAACTGCCCCTGCCGCTTCAAACGAGACAATGTTTGCTGGCAATGCGAGTCTATCACAAAAAG GTGGTTTATCGGTAGCAGTACCTGGTGAACTTAAAGGCTACTGGTACCTGCACCAAGAGTATGGTTATCTACCTTGGAAGGACTTGGTGCAACCAACTATAGACCTATGCAACAATGGCATCTATGTAACAGCTTTTCTGGCCAAAACCTTCTTGGGAAGGTTAAGTCTGTTACATGCAGATCCAGTTTTAAG TGAAATTTTTATTGATCCAAATACGGGCAGTACTTATCTGGAAGGGCAATTCATTAAAAGGCCAAGACTAGCCAAAACACTTGAAATAATCGCCAATGATGGAGTGGAcgccctgtataataaaaatggttccttaataaataaatttgtcaaaGATATCCAGGATAAGGGTGGGATTATTACTGCTGAAGATTTGATTAATTATGA aCCTGAGTGGCAGGAGCCAATTAAGGCGGATTTATCAGGGAACCAAGTGCTTTACACTTCACCATTACCATCGTCCGGGCCTGTACTAGCCTTCATATTAAACATCCTGGATGGGTTCCTAGATCTCACTAATCTGTACAACTCTGGGACATTTCAGAGAATCGTGGAGAGTTTTAAATTCGCTTATGGCCTACGAACTCGGCTTGGTGATGAACATTTTGTGGATATCAGTGAG ttaatacataatttaacgTCAAAAGAGTTCGCTCAAGAAATAAGGCGTTTGATCAAAGATGACAGCACCCAGCAAAATGCTTCGTACTATTTCGCAGAGACCAGTGGGTTTGACGATCATGGTACTGCCCATATTTCTGTATTGGCTCCTAATGGAGATGCCGTGGCCGTTACTAGTACTATTAATCAAGT ATTTGGTGCAGGTTTTGCCTCTGATTCGACAGGCATAATACTCAACGACGAAATGGACGATTTCTCATCGCCAAACATCACCAGTTACTTCGATATTCCGCCGTCACCAAACAATTATATAATGCCAGGCAAAAGACCGGTTTCCTCGATGGTGCCCaccataattttaaaagataaagaTGTGGTACTGGTCACCGGAGCCGCCGGAGGAACCAAAATCACCACCGTGGTGGCCTCA ATAATTGTTAAACATATAATGTACAATGTAACCCTTTCGGAGGCGACCATCGAGAAGAGGTTGCATCACCAACTGTTTCCAATGATGATAGAGTATGAAGAAGGATTCCAGTTGGAT TATCCTGAATTGTATGGAAATTTAACCCAAATCGGCCATGAATCGAAATTGACCCCCACATCAGACGGATTTTCTGCCGTAACAGTCATCAGTGCCAAAAATGACGATATTGAAGCCTCATTTGATAATAGAAGAGGAGGGTATATTTCTTACGTTGAAAGCTAG